From Pirellulales bacterium, a single genomic window includes:
- a CDS encoding HNH endonuclease — MSLAAALDPLGTSVLVLNRFYLAVHVINVRRAFGLLYRNLAEVVHLEDGQYANYTFDSWREISELKAQFKDPDSDWIRSVNFEIQVPRVIRLLTYDRLPKQTVRFNRRNIFARDSNRCQYCGHRFPTSELSLDHVVPRSQGGDTSWENIVCCCVQCNVRKGGRTPQEAHLKLIKQPVRPKRSPLLTIKLGNPKYESWKSFLDSAYWSVDLK; from the coding sequence ATGTCCCTGGCTGCCGCTTTAGACCCTCTCGGCACGAGCGTCTTGGTCCTGAACCGCTTTTACCTGGCGGTTCATGTGATCAACGTCCGCCGCGCATTTGGTCTGCTCTATCGCAACCTGGCCGAGGTGGTGCACCTCGAAGACGGCCAATACGCCAACTACACCTTCGATTCGTGGCGTGAGATCAGCGAGCTGAAGGCTCAGTTCAAGGATCCCGACAGCGATTGGATTCGCTCGGTGAATTTTGAAATTCAGGTGCCGCGGGTCATCCGCTTGTTGACCTACGACCGCCTGCCGAAACAGACGGTGCGGTTCAATCGCCGCAACATCTTTGCTCGCGACAGCAACCGCTGCCAATACTGTGGCCACCGGTTCCCGACGAGCGAATTGAGCCTGGACCACGTGGTGCCGCGCAGCCAAGGCGGCGACACGTCTTGGGAAAACATCGTCTGCTGCTGCGTGCAATGCAACGTCCGCAAGGGCGGGCGCACGCCGCAAGAGGCGCACCTGAAGCTGATCAAGCAGCCCGTCCGGCCGAAGCGCAGCCCGTTGTTGACGATCAAACTGGGCAACCCGAAGTACGAAAGCTGGAAGTCGTTCCTCGATAGCGCCTATTGGTCGGTCGACCTGAAATAG
- a CDS encoding ferredoxin family protein, translating into MTHVVCQPCDGCRYTDCVVVCPVECFYEGETMLYIHPDECIDCEACVPECPVEAIYHEDNVPDEWRSFVALNAEKAPKCTVITEKKTPLTDK; encoded by the coding sequence ATGACACACGTCGTTTGCCAGCCTTGTGACGGCTGCCGCTATACCGACTGCGTGGTGGTCTGCCCCGTGGAATGCTTCTACGAGGGCGAAACGATGCTCTACATCCACCCCGATGAATGCATCGATTGCGAGGCCTGCGTGCCGGAATGCCCCGTTGAGGCCATCTATCACGAAGACAACGTGCCCGACGAGTGGAGAAGCTTCGTTGCGCTGAACGCCGAGAAGGCGCCGAAGTGCACGGTGATCACCGAGAAGAAAACTCCGCTGACCGACAAGTAA